A portion of the Collinsella aerofaciens genome contains these proteins:
- the atpG gene encoding ATP synthase F1 subunit gamma encodes MANLRDIKKRISSVTTTKQITRTMEMVSTAKIRRALDRSKQAEPYKEALTDVMLTVAGDASCSGTDPMLQKHESVKHGLIVVIASDRGLAGGFNTTVERTAEKLAASWANDGIECEIIACGRKPATYFRDRANVVMHFEGNSSEPDFNQARMISSHICDAYRAGELDRVELVYHHAKNRVDQELRVEHLLPLDPEMIAMAHGPRKNETDAPKRISSTFEFVPSPEHVLGKLVPSYILTVIYQALIDSAAAEQGARRKAMHSATENATAIISTLTRTYSRVRQASITTEINEIVGGASALEEQ; translated from the coding sequence ATGGCCAACCTTCGCGACATTAAGAAGCGAATCTCCTCGGTTACCACGACCAAGCAGATCACGCGCACGATGGAGATGGTCTCTACGGCCAAGATCCGTCGTGCCCTCGATCGCTCCAAGCAGGCCGAGCCCTATAAGGAGGCGCTGACCGACGTCATGTTGACGGTCGCCGGCGACGCCTCCTGTTCGGGCACCGATCCCATGCTGCAGAAGCATGAGAGCGTCAAGCATGGCCTGATTGTCGTTATTGCCTCGGACCGCGGCCTTGCCGGCGGTTTCAATACGACGGTGGAGCGCACGGCCGAAAAGCTCGCCGCTTCTTGGGCGAACGACGGCATCGAGTGCGAGATCATCGCGTGCGGGCGTAAGCCGGCCACGTATTTCCGTGACCGCGCAAACGTCGTCATGCACTTTGAGGGCAACTCCTCTGAGCCCGATTTCAATCAGGCCCGCATGATCTCCTCTCATATCTGCGATGCGTATCGTGCCGGTGAGCTTGACCGTGTCGAGCTTGTCTACCACCACGCCAAGAACCGCGTGGATCAGGAGCTTCGCGTCGAGCATCTGTTGCCGCTCGACCCCGAGATGATCGCTATGGCCCACGGTCCGCGTAAGAACGAGACCGACGCCCCTAAGCGCATCTCGTCCACGTTCGAGTTCGTGCCCTCTCCCGAGCATGTTCTCGGCAAGCTTGTGCCGTCTTATATCCTGACGGTCATCTACCAGGCCCTGATCGATTCGGCGGCTGCCGAGCAGGGTGCACGCCGCAAGGCCATGCACTCCGCGACGGAAAACGCCACCGCGATCATCTCGACCCTTACCCGCACGTATAGTCGCGTGCGTCAGGCTTCGATCACGACCGAGATTAACGAGATCGTCGGTGGAGCCTCAGCATTGGAGGAACAGTAA